One window from the genome of Candidatus Binatota bacterium encodes:
- a CDS encoding ABC transporter permease, with translation MLRGTSLARLARFSDCLWLLAARALSVRYRRSVLGFAWTLFYPLGTMVILSLVFSQVFAGVDHYAFYVITGVLPWGFFSLACIQAADSLLAASPVLRKVYVPTVVFPASVVAANFVNLLLSLLVLPLVALATGAQALPSFWLLALALGCLLAFTGGVSLLLAAVNLFFQDVRYFFEGILLLWFYATPIVYPVSVLPEHLSWLPAINPFAWILLLMRGALYGSVVPAGAPLLCVAFSFSVLAIGWLLFHRLERRFYAWL, from the coding sequence ATGCTACGCGGGACATCGTTAGCCCGCCTGGCTCGCTTTAGTGACTGCTTGTGGTTGCTGGCCGCGAGAGCGCTTTCTGTTCGTTATCGCCGCTCGGTACTCGGCTTTGCCTGGACCCTTTTCTACCCGCTGGGGACGATGGTGATTCTCAGCCTGGTTTTTTCACAAGTGTTCGCCGGCGTGGACCACTACGCGTTTTACGTAATAACCGGGGTCCTGCCCTGGGGTTTTTTTTCGCTGGCCTGCATACAGGCCGCCGACAGTCTCCTGGCCGCCTCGCCGGTGCTGCGTAAAGTCTACGTACCTACGGTGGTGTTTCCCGCCTCGGTGGTGGCGGCCAATTTCGTTAATCTGCTGCTGTCTCTGTTGGTGCTGCCGCTGGTGGCCCTGGCGACGGGCGCACAGGCGCTCCCGTCTTTCTGGCTGCTGGCGCTGGCTCTTGGCTGCCTGCTGGCCTTCACGGGTGGGGTGTCGTTGCTGCTGGCGGCGGTGAACCTGTTCTTTCAGGACGTTCGATACTTTTTTGAGGGTATCCTGCTGCTCTGGTTCTACGCAACGCCCATTGTTTACCCGGTATCTGTGTTGCCCGAACACTTGTCGTGGTTGCCGGCCATCAACCCCTTCGCCTGGATACTGCTGCTCATGCGCGGAGCGCTTTACGGTTCTGTTGTTCCCGCCGGCGCGCCGCTGTTGTGCGTGGCGTTTTCGTTCTCGGTGCTCGCCATCGGTTGGCTGTTGTTTCACAGGCTTGAGAGGC